In the Chloroflexi bacterium ADurb.Bin180 genome, one interval contains:
- a CDS encoding putative acyl-CoA thioester hydrolase, which translates to MSLPAKRIRDSQATLSQLMHLADANPLGNIHGGAVMRLVDEVGGVCAARHVGRPVVTVAIDSMSFHSPIFVGNLVTVRASLNYVGRTSMEVGVRVEAEDVLTGACTHTNSAYLVYVAKDENGEPVEVPPLLAETPEEERRMAEGKLRQEERVRRRRARESRQQS; encoded by the coding sequence GTGTCGCTGCCAGCAAAACGAATTCGCGATTCACAGGCTACGCTCAGCCAGCTAATGCACCTGGCCGACGCCAACCCGCTGGGCAACATCCACGGCGGCGCCGTGATGCGCCTGGTCGATGAGGTTGGTGGGGTGTGCGCGGCACGTCATGTCGGACGGCCCGTGGTCACTGTGGCCATCGACTCGATGTCTTTTCATTCGCCCATCTTTGTGGGCAATCTGGTCACAGTCAGGGCTTCACTGAACTATGTCGGCCGCACCTCGATGGAAGTGGGAGTGCGGGTCGAGGCCGAGGATGTGCTCACCGGCGCTTGCACACACACCAACTCGGCCTACCTGGTGTACGTCGCCAAAGACGAGAACGGGGAGCCGGTAGAGGTCCCTCCCCTGCTGGCCGAGACACCCGAAGAAGAAAGACGAATGGCCGAGGGCAAGCTGAGGCAGGAGGAGCGAGTCCGGCGGCGTCGCGCCAGGGAGTCGCGCCAGCAAAGCTGA
- the ravA_2 gene encoding ATPase RavA codes for MDAQNVARQVIDNVEKVIVGKRDAIQSAVICLLCEGHLLIEDVPGVGKTMLAKSLARSIGCTFKRIQFTPDLLPSDVTGVSVFNEKTREFEYRPGPILSQIVLTDEINRATPKTQSALLEAMEERQVTVDGISYPTPAPFLVMATQNPIEYEGTFPLPEAQLDRFMMRVHLGHPAPADEIKILAAQQYAHPIEGIGQVIDAEELRAAQQEVKKAYVDQLVKEYIVDLVNASRRHPDVYLGASPRGSLALFKAAQARAILEGRDYTTPDDVKALALETLAHRLIIGPAARIKDVDQSAIVQELLRSVPVPGTRARAERA; via the coding sequence GTGGATGCCCAGAACGTAGCCCGGCAAGTAATCGACAATGTCGAAAAGGTCATCGTAGGCAAGCGTGACGCCATTCAGAGCGCGGTGATCTGCCTGCTGTGTGAGGGACACTTGTTGATCGAGGACGTCCCCGGCGTGGGCAAGACCATGCTGGCCAAGTCGCTGGCACGCTCGATTGGTTGCACCTTCAAGCGCATCCAGTTCACGCCCGATTTGCTGCCGAGTGATGTCACAGGCGTGTCGGTCTTTAACGAAAAGACGCGCGAGTTTGAGTACCGACCCGGGCCGATTCTGTCGCAGATTGTGCTGACCGACGAGATCAACCGCGCCACCCCCAAGACCCAGTCGGCGCTGCTCGAGGCAATGGAAGAGCGCCAGGTCACCGTGGACGGTATATCGTACCCGACGCCGGCTCCGTTTCTGGTGATGGCCACCCAGAACCCCATTGAGTACGAGGGCACCTTTCCGCTCCCCGAGGCCCAGCTCGACCGATTCATGATGAGGGTCCACCTGGGGCATCCCGCGCCGGCCGACGAGATCAAGATCCTTGCGGCCCAGCAATACGCGCATCCCATCGAAGGTATCGGCCAGGTGATCGACGCGGAGGAGTTGCGGGCAGCGCAGCAAGAGGTCAAGAAGGCATACGTTGACCAGTTGGTGAAGGAGTACATCGTGGACCTGGTCAATGCCAGCCGGCGGCACCCCGATGTGTACCTGGGGGCCAGTCCACGCGGTTCGCTGGCTCTGTTCAAGGCCGCGCAGGCGCGAGCCATTCTCGAAGGCCGCGATTATACAACGCCCGACGACGTCAAGGCTTTGGCGCTGGAGACCCTTGCCCACCGGCTGATCATTGGTCCCGCGGCAAGGATCAAGGACGTGGACCAGAGTGCGATTGTGCAAGAGTTGCTGAGATCCGTGCCGGTACCGGGGACAAGGGCTCGGGCGGAGCGAGCCTGA
- the mshD_2 gene encoding Mycothiol acetyltransferase: protein MTGVTIKAIIVDMGGVLLRTETQEPRRKLAARLGLSLEELYEIVFESQESKLLQLGEVSYEQAWDTLAQRFGLDQRGLAEVQHQMFEADRLDLELVSYLRRARGTVKTALLSNAGTRLRRTLRENHIEDAFDEAIISAEVGVMKPDPESYWIALNRLGVEPQEAIFVDDFAANVEGACRVGMLGIQFTTTQDLTERLDELLRTARAQAGGSADMPRLEIRSYDPTDLPALAELINTADRVDNAGRAMTERALAEWLNRPSVEPARDLFLACVGRTLVGYVLAERRPETELDRIGAIGIVHPAWRRRGVGEALMVHIEQHALGKKADKPLFLEMVTRESVAGAAELACSLGMRPVRYFSYMQCSDLGKYAEPTLPAGIRFRLLDPSRDVQSFTAAYNDAFSDHWGYSLTTIEEVEHWLHSGNYHPGDITLAVDDDDSIAGFCALLFPQMEPEMLKSNPPMVDDLGVVHRFRRHGLGRALLLAGMRHVHSLGHEVIALEVDDDNPHRAQQLYESVGFSVVSRSTAFRKRL, encoded by the coding sequence ATGACTGGCGTGACTATCAAGGCGATCATCGTAGATATGGGCGGGGTGCTGCTGCGCACCGAGACGCAGGAGCCGCGACGGAAGCTGGCCGCGAGGCTGGGGCTCAGCCTGGAGGAGCTGTACGAGATCGTCTTTGAAAGCCAGGAGAGCAAACTGCTTCAACTGGGTGAGGTTAGCTATGAGCAGGCCTGGGATACCTTGGCGCAACGCTTTGGGCTGGACCAGCGTGGTCTGGCCGAAGTACAGCACCAGATGTTTGAGGCAGACCGTCTTGACCTCGAACTCGTCTCATACTTGCGGCGCGCCAGGGGCACGGTCAAGACGGCGCTCCTGAGCAACGCTGGCACCCGGTTGCGACGAACCCTCAGAGAAAACCACATTGAGGATGCCTTTGACGAGGCCATCATCTCGGCCGAAGTAGGGGTGATGAAGCCTGACCCGGAGAGCTACTGGATCGCCCTGAATCGGCTGGGGGTTGAGCCGCAGGAAGCCATCTTTGTCGATGACTTTGCGGCTAATGTGGAAGGGGCTTGCCGCGTGGGCATGCTGGGTATCCAGTTCACCACAACGCAAGACCTGACAGAGAGACTGGATGAGCTCTTGCGCACAGCCAGGGCCCAGGCGGGAGGAAGCGCTGACATGCCTCGCCTGGAGATCCGTTCGTATGATCCGACGGACCTGCCTGCGCTGGCCGAGCTGATCAACACAGCCGACCGGGTCGACAATGCCGGCCGCGCCATGACCGAGCGCGCATTGGCCGAGTGGCTGAACAGGCCGAGTGTTGAGCCCGCACGTGACCTGTTCCTGGCGTGTGTGGGGCGTACCCTGGTCGGCTACGTACTGGCTGAACGTCGGCCCGAAACGGAACTCGACCGGATAGGGGCAATCGGCATCGTTCACCCTGCATGGCGCCGTCGAGGGGTGGGAGAGGCGCTGATGGTGCACATAGAACAGCATGCCCTTGGGAAGAAAGCGGACAAGCCACTCTTTCTGGAAATGGTCACCCGCGAGAGCGTGGCCGGCGCGGCGGAGCTGGCCTGCTCGTTAGGGATGAGGCCGGTGCGGTACTTTTCATATATGCAATGTAGTGACCTCGGGAAGTACGCCGAACCCACCCTGCCGGCCGGTATTCGTTTCCGCTTGCTTGATCCGAGTAGAGATGTGCAGAGCTTCACTGCGGCCTACAATGACGCCTTCTCGGATCATTGGGGCTATTCGCTCACTACCATTGAGGAGGTCGAGCACTGGCTGCATTCGGGCAACTACCACCCCGGTGATATCACCCTGGCTGTGGACGATGACGACAGCATCGCTGGCTTCTGCGCCCTGCTCTTCCCTCAGATGGAACCAGAGATGCTAAAGAGCAATCCGCCTATGGTCGACGACCTGGGAGTCGTTCACCGTTTCCGTCGACACGGCCTCGGTCGGGCTTTGCTCTTGGCTGGGATGCGCCATGTGCATTCGCTCGGTCATGAGGTGATCGCTCTGGAGGTGGACGACGACAACCCGCACAGGGCGCAGCAGTTGTACGAGTCGGTTGGTTTTAGCGTCGTATCGAGATCGACCGCCTTCAGGAAGCGGTTGTGA
- the mshD_3 gene encoding Mycothiol acetyltransferase has protein sequence MTSPRDTAVSAPQTPVRQWRIRCFRSGDEAAWLELLKAAPDFPYLIFSCSPSLDALRMIIEHPSMDAAHNLWFAEANHRLVGCAELWHDEGRPRSVFKVLVHPGWRRRGLGTELLRRVEQRARSLGGTRLDVMVEQGQSGGRAFLQARRLREVHRCWDMVLATDSDVTPPQWPRGYTIRHFVTGQDEMNSVELENASFRNEWEYAPVQAGEIEGFVRSPSFRPEGVVYAVSQGTVVGECWAWIDNSATAASCHGDIWCLCVHPEHRSRGLGRALLLCGVEWLQKQGVGCISLGVDGANDGAKRLYESVGFRAARTHLWYREEL, from the coding sequence GTGACCAGCCCCAGGGACACGGCGGTGTCAGCCCCACAGACCCCTGTCCGCCAATGGCGCATCCGTTGCTTTCGGTCCGGAGATGAAGCTGCCTGGCTGGAGCTGCTCAAGGCGGCACCGGATTTCCCCTATCTGATCTTTAGCTGCTCTCCGTCGCTCGATGCCCTGCGCATGATCATCGAGCATCCATCGATGGACGCGGCGCACAACCTGTGGTTTGCCGAAGCCAATCATCGCCTGGTGGGCTGTGCCGAGCTGTGGCACGATGAGGGGCGACCGCGCAGCGTGTTCAAGGTGCTCGTTCACCCGGGTTGGCGCCGCAGAGGATTGGGCACAGAGCTGCTCCGGCGGGTTGAGCAGAGGGCCAGGTCCCTGGGTGGAACACGACTGGATGTGATGGTGGAGCAGGGTCAATCAGGCGGCAGAGCGTTCCTGCAGGCACGCCGATTGCGTGAGGTGCACCGTTGTTGGGACATGGTCCTGGCGACTGATTCGGACGTCACGCCGCCGCAGTGGCCCAGGGGCTACACCATTCGTCACTTTGTGACCGGGCAGGATGAAATGAACTCGGTGGAACTGGAGAACGCGTCCTTTCGTAACGAATGGGAGTATGCGCCGGTTCAGGCCGGCGAGATCGAAGGTTTCGTGCGCTCGCCTTCGTTTCGGCCTGAAGGGGTAGTCTACGCGGTCTCGCAGGGTACGGTGGTCGGAGAGTGCTGGGCGTGGATTGACAACAGCGCTACTGCCGCGTCCTGTCACGGTGACATCTGGTGCCTCTGTGTGCATCCTGAGCACCGCAGCAGAGGACTGGGCCGGGCGCTGTTACTGTGTGGCGTGGAATGGCTGCAGAAGCAGGGAGTTGGCTGCATATCGCTCGGAGTTGACGGCGCCAACGACGGGGCAAAGCGACTATACGAGTCTGTCGGTTTTCGGGCTGCGCGCACTCATCTCTGGTACCGGGAGGAACTGTGA
- the mshD_4 gene encoding Mycothiol acetyltransferase yields MTQTVVRTLRLSDAPLLPELVNACNQVDGWAFRETIESLDPASADAGLPPERYWQVAEDNGRLVGLAVLGRAKGTRMYCMLWVLPERRGMGLERQLVAGLISGERSFPESCLDVAVRASQRSYADALVNELGFSLVRTWYVMRIELGADLPPAVLPPGVKMRSFVPGQDEVMLTSVVDDCFWDHWGEGEHRLEDIEGGVHLPQFDRELLFFAQRGGQVLGYCWSWLEPERARLIGDNCAYIGDLGVRLAFRRQGVGRALLLTALARIKSGGAVAAELDMDGPNENARRLYESVGFFEHIEVNWYRRQLS; encoded by the coding sequence GTGACCCAGACTGTAGTGCGCACCCTTCGCTTGAGCGACGCGCCGCTTCTGCCAGAGCTGGTCAACGCCTGCAATCAGGTGGACGGCTGGGCCTTTCGCGAGACAATCGAGAGCCTCGACCCGGCCAGCGCGGACGCGGGCTTGCCGCCAGAGCGGTACTGGCAAGTAGCCGAAGACAACGGGCGGTTGGTTGGATTGGCGGTCCTGGGCCGAGCAAAGGGCACCAGAATGTACTGCATGCTGTGGGTGCTGCCAGAGCGACGAGGCATGGGCCTGGAACGCCAACTTGTGGCGGGCCTCATCTCGGGTGAGCGTTCGTTCCCCGAATCCTGCCTGGATGTTGCGGTTCGTGCATCACAGCGGTCCTATGCGGACGCGCTGGTCAACGAGCTCGGCTTTTCCCTCGTGCGCACCTGGTACGTGATGCGCATTGAGCTCGGTGCCGACTTGCCGCCGGCGGTTCTGCCCCCCGGTGTGAAAATGCGTTCCTTCGTGCCAGGGCAGGATGAGGTTATGCTCACCAGTGTGGTGGATGACTGCTTCTGGGATCACTGGGGAGAAGGTGAGCACAGGCTGGAAGACATCGAAGGCGGTGTGCACCTGCCGCAGTTCGACCGGGAGCTGCTCTTTTTTGCTCAACGAGGAGGACAGGTGCTGGGCTACTGCTGGAGCTGGCTCGAGCCGGAGCGGGCTCGGCTCATCGGTGACAACTGCGCCTATATCGGTGACCTGGGCGTCCGCCTCGCCTTTCGACGGCAGGGGGTGGGGCGAGCACTGCTGCTGACGGCGTTGGCCAGAATCAAGTCGGGGGGAGCAGTCGCGGCAGAACTGGACATGGACGGACCGAACGAGAATGCCCGACGGCTTTATGAATCGGTCGGCTTTTTCGAGCATATCGAGGTCAACTGGTACCGCCGGCAGCTATCATAA
- the pepN gene encoding Aminopeptidase N, giving the protein MVPASADDVDLVANPTIYHIRARLFLGASQPRIQVDQTTYYTNRSGDHLDRIYFRLFPNKPSFGSELVLAQVQVEERDATLDYQSERTAVGVALPTSLAPGKTVEIQMKYNATVPVDNARGYGTYNYQDGILLLSNFFAGVAVYEAGGWNLALAPDYGDPVFAETSLFWVEVTAPQDLVLVSSGSNLAKVKNDDGTVTWTLVSGPMRDLMLVGSSRFESDSLAVGHIRVNSYFVPEHREAGKKMLQFARDALRAYQESFGTYPFAEFDVVEAPVSGGMEYPGLILLDSKQYATPGEYLEFVTAHEVAHQWWYSLVGNDQVNQPWLDEGLTNFSVVYYYEHVYGPDRARLAFDNYVAARYLRLKASGVDAVVNQPVSAFTPELYSAIVYGKAALFFQEVRTELGDETFLAILRAYLNDRRYGIARPEDWLRVAEQVSGQDLTGLYSRWILEAN; this is encoded by the coding sequence ATGGTCCCCGCTTCCGCCGACGATGTCGACCTAGTGGCGAACCCAACCATCTACCACATCCGGGCACGCCTGTTCCTCGGCGCCTCACAGCCGCGCATCCAGGTCGACCAGACAACGTACTATACCAACCGTTCCGGCGATCACCTGGACCGGATCTACTTCCGCCTCTTTCCCAACAAGCCCAGCTTTGGTAGCGAATTGGTCTTGGCCCAGGTCCAGGTTGAGGAGCGTGACGCTACGCTGGACTATCAGTCTGAGCGCACCGCCGTAGGTGTCGCGCTTCCGACCAGCCTGGCTCCTGGCAAGACGGTGGAGATCCAGATGAAGTACAACGCCACCGTGCCGGTAGACAATGCGCGCGGCTATGGCACCTACAACTATCAGGACGGTATTCTGCTCCTGTCCAACTTTTTCGCCGGGGTCGCCGTGTACGAAGCAGGTGGCTGGAATCTGGCACTGGCGCCGGACTATGGAGATCCGGTCTTTGCTGAGACCAGTCTCTTCTGGGTAGAGGTGACGGCGCCACAGGATTTGGTGCTGGTCTCCTCTGGCTCCAACTTGGCAAAGGTGAAGAACGACGACGGTACGGTGACCTGGACCTTGGTCAGCGGCCCCATGAGGGACTTGATGCTGGTTGGCAGCAGCCGGTTCGAGTCAGACTCGCTCGCCGTGGGCCACATCAGAGTCAATTCCTATTTTGTTCCAGAGCACCGGGAAGCGGGCAAGAAGATGCTCCAGTTCGCGCGCGACGCACTGAGGGCCTACCAGGAGAGCTTTGGCACGTACCCCTTCGCCGAGTTCGATGTGGTCGAGGCGCCCGTTTCTGGAGGAATGGAGTATCCGGGCCTGATTCTGCTCGATAGCAAACAGTACGCAACGCCCGGGGAGTATCTCGAGTTTGTCACTGCCCACGAGGTGGCTCACCAGTGGTGGTACAGCCTGGTTGGCAACGATCAGGTGAATCAACCCTGGCTTGACGAAGGCCTGACCAACTTTAGCGTGGTCTACTACTATGAACACGTCTACGGCCCTGACCGTGCCCGGCTCGCCTTCGACAACTATGTGGCCGCGCGCTACCTCCGCCTCAAGGCAAGCGGCGTCGATGCGGTCGTCAACCAACCGGTGAGCGCCTTCACGCCAGAGCTGTACAGCGCGATTGTCTATGGCAAAGCGGCTTTGTTCTTCCAGGAAGTGCGTACCGAACTCGGGGACGAGACGTTCCTGGCCATCCTGCGCGCCTATCTGAATGATCGCCGCTACGGCATCGCGCGGCCCGAGGACTGGCTGCGTGTGGCCGAGCAGGTGTCAGGTCAGGATTTGACCGGGCTTTACTCCAGGTGGATTCTGGAAGCCAACTGA